The genomic stretch AGACATGAAGCATTCTCTTTGGCTACAAGTGTTGACATATAGATGAGTGGAATACCAGCTTCTGCTGTTAGTTCAGCAACATTGTAAGTACCATCAATTTGTGTACTTTTAAAATTGGATTGATTGGCTTGTTTTAAACTACCAGGCAAAAACACTGCAGCATCAGCTCCAAGTAATGCGCGTGCAACAGAGGCACGATGCTTGATATCCGTTTTAAGCATTTGGGTCTGTCCTACTTCTCCTATTTGCAGCATGTAATAAGCCTTTTGTGGACAACGAACAGCGATACGAACGCGATATCCTCGTTTCGTCAAAGTTTCGACGACATGACGTCCTACAAAACCAGACCCGCCAAAAACAGTAATAAGTTTAGGATGTTGATAAAGTGCACAATCAAGTTGCATGATTAAAAAGTCTATCTTTCAAAGCTTTAAAAATAGCCAATCTCTAACACGGTGGTGTTTTATTGTCACGCAAAATATCGCCAGCAAGATAAAGGGAACCTCCAATAAGGACAATAGCCTCTTGATATTCTTCCTTAATTTTATGCAAAGCATTTTGTAGGTGCGCTTGGGCGGACGCAAAGATTCCAGCTTTTTGGGCTGATTCAGCTAAATTTATTGGACAGATACTGGCGTTATTATTAATAAGCGGTATCGTATATACTTTATCGACAAGGTTCGCTAAAGGACGAAAATAACCGACAGCATCTTTGGTATTGATCATGCCAGCAATCATAATAATGGGACGATCTGTTTTTTTTCTCCATTGTGTAAGTTCAGCCGCAATAACTTTTCCAGCAGCAGGATTGTGACCACCGTCTAACCATAAATCAAACTTAGGAGATAGTTGATCAACCAAATGTCCCTGGGTGAGATGTTGCATCCGTGCGGGCCAATAAATATTTTTCAAAGCGTCATTTATGGATTGTTCTGAAAGTTGAAAACCTGCTTGACAGACTGCTTCAAGAGAAGCACCAGCATTGGCAACTTGATAGTCTCCAACAAGGTTTGGAAGGGGAAGATCCATGAGACCCTGATTGTTTTGAAAAACCATACGTCCATGTTCTTTATAGCTTTGATAATCTTGATCAAATAGATAATAAGGTGCTTTATTTTTATCGGCAAGGGATATTAAAGTAGCGAGAGTTTCTTCATAATTTTGCTTACCGATTACTACAGGAACATTTGGTTTGATAATCCCCCCTTTTTGGAAAGCGATTTGAGCAATTGTGTTTCCAAGAAAGTTCTCATGATCATAATCAATGGGCATAATAAGCGATACGGCTGGTTTGTTAATGACATTGGTAGCATCAAAACGTCCTCCCAACCCAACTTCTAAAATGACAACATCAGCTGGATGTATACGAAACAGCATAAAGGCGGCGGCTGTAAAAATTTCAAAAATAGTGATTGGTTCTTGACGATTGACTTTTATAATTTCACGGATTGTTTCAGCCAATAGGGTCTCTGTAACAAATTGACCACCTCCTTTTTGTCCTAATCGGCAGCGTTCATTCCAGTTGACGAGATGAGGTGAGCTGTACATATGAACGCAGTAGCCTGCACTTTCTAAAAGAGCACGGCAAATTGCTGAGGCAGATCCTTTGCCATTTGTTCCAGCAATGTGAATAACAGGGCCAAGTTTTAAATGTGGATTACCAAGCTGCTCTAAAAGGCGAACAATACGCCCTAAAGAAAGATCAAATTTTTTCGGATAATTCTGGAGTAAATCATCCACCACCCTTTGTACTTGACTTTTTTGCATAAATTTAAGCTGCTTTTGTTGTAGAAAGCGACATGTCAGGATTTGTAGGGGATGGGTTGGAAGGGTTAACAACAGCAGGATGTTTCATCATTAAGCGTAAAAGACGTGCAATGGTTGTTTTCATTTCTAAACGCGATACAACCATATCGATCATACCATGTTCGAGCAGATATTCACTACTTTGAAAACCTTCTGGTAGAGTTTCGCGTATAGTTTGTTGAATCACACGTGGGCCAGCAAAACCAATCATAGCGCCGGGTTCAGCAATGTGAATATCACCAAGCATGGCGTAAGAAGCCGTAACACCACCAGTGGTTGGATTGGTCAGAACAACAATATAGGGAAGTTTTGCTTCTTTCAGCATTTCAATTGCTACCGTTGTACGGGGCATTTGCATTAATGAGAGTGTTCCTTCTTGCATGCGTGCACCACCAGAAGCAGCAAAAAGAACCAACGGACGCCTTTCAGTAATAGCCGTCTCAAAAGCTGTGATAATAGCTTCTCCTGAAGCCATACCGAGAGATCCACCCATAAAGGCGAAATCTTGAACCGTTGCAATGATCGGTAAGCCTTCAATCGTACCGCGTGCACTTAAAATATTGTCATCAACACCAAGTTTAGAACGATAATCTTTTAACCGGTCAATATAACGTTTTTCATCGCGAAACTTTAAAGGATCTGTTACAACTTTTGGATTTTCAAGAGCTGTATAGACACCATCATCAAAAAAATGCATGAGACGATTCTTGGCACTGATACGCATATGATAGCCAGAATTGGGAGCCACAAATTGATTGGCTTCCAGATCTTTATGGAAGATCATTTCACCACTGGTAGGATCTTTAATCCATAGATTTTCTGGAATTTCACGGCGTCCCAATATAGAGTTAATTTTAGGACGAACATAATTTGTAATCCAGTTCATCTTTATAACCTTCCTTTAAATATTACACATCTTTTGCATGATTTGAAAGAATATAGAACTTAAACGGTTACATTTGCTTTTCCAGCTGAACAAACAAGTCTAGTTAATGTTTTTATCCGCGCACGTATAGCTCTAACTCCATTGTTTTTTTATTTTTAATATTTCCAATGTCATAACAATCATATGCACAAAGAGTATTCCCTATAACAAATTTCTCAGAAGTTTTAAGAACTTACATATTTTTATTCTTCGATTTTGGTATTAAAACTCATCTCTTGCGCTGGTTAATAAACGGCTTATTTTCTTTTAATAAAAATGAATCTCCAATTACTCATTAATATCAACAGTTTTAAAGCAAAGAAACCTTATAATATAAAACCTACAAGGCGATACGCATCCATTAAAGAGAATGGATATGATAGTGTTATGTTAGCGAAACGCTAGCGGCAGAGCAAGATTTTTTTCCAAGAGTCTTTTTAAAGCACGCGCGTTTCACATAAAATAAAGCGCTCAAAAAATATCATTTTTTTATTGTGTATTCATGCGTTGCTATATTTAACAGTCTCACATATTCCAAAAATTCATCTCATGATAGTGCCGATGAAGAGTATATTTCTTCCATGAAAAGCATAAAATTCATATGTTCCCTTATTTTACTGAAATAGAAGGTAATATCATCATACCCTTTGCTAGTTCCAATGTAACAATAATTCTTGCATTGAAAGGGGGCATGAGAGGCATTAAAAGTTCTTTTATCCACACGACCGCCCCCGTTTATGATACCGCCCCCGTTTATGATATTGAGGTTTTTTTACTCATGTCATAAAATGATAAATTATCATTATAAATCAATATACTGATTAAAAAAAGGTAAAGCATAAAATTTTATAGTATGCTTTCTTTGGCTCGCAAGTTTTGTTAAGTTTAAAGTTCAAGGAATATTATTTTTGTGTGATGCGTGCCATGGTTTTTTGGGAAAGCATTTTGTGTAAATGTGTCATAAAAGCGGCCGCAAAAAGTGGTGTAGCTAAATTAAGAATGGGAATTGAAACAAAAACCGCAATCAATAATCCAGCGCCAAAAACTGTTGTATAATGAGTATGTAAAAAAGCGCGCGCATCTTTCTCTGTTCGAAAACGGTAAGCCGCAAACAAGAAATATTCATGACCGAGCAAATAACCATTAATAACATAAAAAGCAATCAAATTAACACCTGGTATGAAGAATAAAATAAAAGCAATTCCATTACCAATAAGGCTTAAAATAACAAATTTAAAGGAGAGGATAAGAGAACGTCCAAATGGCATAGCTTGTCCAATAGGCTCATTTGGATAATCTTCCTTTTCAATGATTTCAGCAGCAGAGTCAATGAAAAAACCACCTATCATAGCTGTGATGGGAGCAATAAAAAAAGCCAACAAAAGAGCCAAACCAAGATTGAAGATGATAAGCATGCTAAATCCCAACCACCCTGCCCAACTCGGGAGACCAGGAAGAAACTGAGAAGCCC from Bartonella kosoyi encodes the following:
- a CDS encoding bifunctional folylpolyglutamate synthase/dihydrofolate synthase — translated: MQKSQVQRVVDDLLQNYPKKFDLSLGRIVRLLEQLGNPHLKLGPVIHIAGTNGKGSASAICRALLESAGYCVHMYSSPHLVNWNERCRLGQKGGGQFVTETLLAETIREIIKVNRQEPITIFEIFTAAAFMLFRIHPADVVILEVGLGGRFDATNVINKPAVSLIMPIDYDHENFLGNTIAQIAFQKGGIIKPNVPVVIGKQNYEETLATLISLADKNKAPYYLFDQDYQSYKEHGRMVFQNNQGLMDLPLPNLVGDYQVANAGASLEAVCQAGFQLSEQSINDALKNIYWPARMQHLTQGHLVDQLSPKFDLWLDGGHNPAAGKVIAAELTQWRKKTDRPIIMIAGMINTKDAVGYFRPLANLVDKVYTIPLINNNASICPINLAESAQKAGIFASAQAHLQNALHKIKEEYQEAIVLIGGSLYLAGDILRDNKTPPC
- a CDS encoding sulfate transporter family protein, which encodes MIFTAAYRALQRLLTSQYSIMILKALGVTFCVLVILWLCVHQLFVSYFWPWASQFLPGLPSWAGWLGFSMLIIFNLGLALLLAFFIAPITAMIGGFFIDSAAEIIEKEDYPNEPIGQAMPFGRSLILSFKFVILSLIGNGIAFILFFIPGVNLIAFYVINGYLLGHEYFLFAAYRFRTEKDARAFLHTHYTTVFGAGLLIAVFVSIPILNLATPLFAAAFMTHLHKMLSQKTMARITQK
- the accD gene encoding acetyl-CoA carboxylase, carboxyltransferase subunit beta; this encodes MNWITNYVRPKINSILGRREIPENLWIKDPTSGEMIFHKDLEANQFVAPNSGYHMRISAKNRLMHFFDDGVYTALENPKVVTDPLKFRDEKRYIDRLKDYRSKLGVDDNILSARGTIEGLPIIATVQDFAFMGGSLGMASGEAIITAFETAITERRPLVLFAASGGARMQEGTLSLMQMPRTTVAIEMLKEAKLPYIVVLTNPTTGGVTASYAMLGDIHIAEPGAMIGFAGPRVIQQTIRETLPEGFQSSEYLLEHGMIDMVVSRLEMKTTIARLLRLMMKHPAVVNPSNPSPTNPDMSLSTTKAA